CAAGTGTCCCTCGCCACCAAAGCGATACCAACCATCAGCAAGCGGTTGATTAGCTAGGTAAATTAAACAAGTATCAGGATTCATTTGCACAGCGTTTTCTAAAAACAAGCTGCCTAATTCGCTGTCTGCATCAACTTTGCGTTCATCTATTTTTAAACGTGGATGTAAATGCGGCAGATAATCCCAAGGATGAGTTTCTACTTCTTGAGGTTGCTGCCAATTAGCAATAGATACCCAACTATTACCTTTATCAAATTTACCCGTAGGTGATTCCCTGTTAGCGGTTAACCACTGTTGCAAATCGGCATCCCAGTTTAATTTATGCTTGATTTTTCCTTTTTCAATCAAGCTATTAAACGGTGTAGGCACATAAAAGTTTTGGGGTTGATTATTATATGCCCAAAATGCCCCTGCTAATTGTAAGTTTTGCAGTTCATCCTTCGTATAGGTAGCCGCGTATAATCCTGATAAAGTAGTTGCACTAGGGGGAAAGTTAGCACCGGAACGTCCGACTAAATTCTCTGGGGAAAGAAACCGCCCTGCACTACCATAAAGTAATCCCAATGGTTGAATAATTATTAGGTACTGGAACATAAATGAAAACCTACTTTAGCAAGGTTGATAATCCAGTTATTGAGAGTGTTGCAGACGTTTTCACACTCAGCAGCCGAGTTAGCTAAAATCCATTTTTTACTGCCAACGTCCCACAAATTAGCTTCTAAATTCGCGCGATTTTCACCACCAAAATAAACTTCAAATAGCGCCAAAGCGACATCAGTTTGATTACCTTGAAAAGCGTGGCGAGATTCTAAGGCAGCGACATCATTATATATATGTGTCCAGTTGCGATCGCCACTGCGATCGCGATAACTTGATAATACTGGTTGCAGAAACCACCAGGGACAAGCCCATTCAATATAATTACCCCCATTAAATAACACCCGCAAGGCAATGCGATCGCGTCCCTGGTTTTTGGCTGATTTTTCAGCTTCTCGGCAATGTTGCAAAATATCCCTTTGGGGAACTCCCCCACCTGCCCACACAAAACCTACACTGACTGTAATAGGTTGTTGATGTTGTTCCCACACTTGCGGGAATTGATAAAACCATTGCAAACATTCTGCGGCTGTGAGTTTTGCGTCTGGGGCGTTGCGATAAAATACACCTAAGAAATCATCGCCACCTGCATAGATAATTCTGCCGTCGCGGTGGTTAGAATAAGGTAATTTACTAGGTAAGTTTTTTCCCCATGTCATCATTGCATGGCTAAATTCGTTTAATACATCAGTCTCAGTTTTATCGGAATTAGCCAAAGATTTTAAGTATTTGCCAATACTATCACCATCGCCTTGAAACCAACCAGTCCAGCGATTTTCTTCAAAGCGGTTTAAATCGCGGAAAGTTTGGGGAATTTCTACACTAGGAAGTTGTTCCGGTTTGAGGTTTAATTGAGATGCGATCGCTTGATAAGTAATCAGCCGTTTAATTAATTCAGGAATACTTAATTGTTCAGTCGGATCAACAAAAGCTTCCCCTAATACTTTAATTTGATTGAGTTGGGTATAAAACTGGCGAATTTCTGCTGTTTGTTCACTTAAATTAACTTTAGCCGGATTTATACTTTGACTCATTTTAGGATATGCGATCGCATCTGCACCAGATAAAGTTGAACTTTCCCCCATCCAGTTAATTCCCACCCAATTGCGGGATCTTTTCGTATCATTCAGCTTTTTACGCACATCGCTGATACTTTCCCCCAAATTTCCCTGCGCCCAAAAGAATTCCCAAGCGTGATTTGTCCAGAAATTCCAATCTTTCTGCCATTGGTAATCTGTTTTAATTTGCTGTTCAATCCAATCACGGCAAGTACGAGTTATACTTTTCCAAGCATGGTTAAATGCTTGTGTAGTATCCCCCAGGGAAAACGCACCTTGAATAATTATTTGGTTAGGTGTGCCTTGAGTAAGGTTAATTAAAGCAGGAGAAACAACCTTTAAACCTTGTTTTTCCGCCGCCTCGCAAAGTGCGCGTGCGAGATAGGAAAGAATAAAGGAACTACCGTATAAATCTCGCAGCTTACGGGATTTTTCAATAAATCCTTGCACTGGTGCAAAGGTGATAGCTGTGTAGATGCAATTAGTCATCGAGTCATATTTAATAAGTGTTGCAATTGAATCTGATTTACTATAACTGTGCTATGGAAGAGGCGTATTCCAATTAGTTATCGGTTATGAGTTGAGGAATTACGCACCCAAAGCGCGATCGTAGATAAATGATTTTTGCCTGTTGTGTCGCTGAAAGTTCAATTGCTTATTGTTTTTTTACGTTGCGAGAAATAGGCGAAATGGCTGAAAATTTGATTAATTTGTAGCTACAAATTTACTGTCCCACGCAAATCGGTTCTCGATGGTATACTGGGTAAAGGTTTTAAATGCAACCTTTGCGGCGACTGCGTTAAGTCGCTTTGTTGGAAACGTATTGGCTTGCTTGGCTACATACTCCCAGTGCTCCTTGCGGCGACTGCGTTAAGTCGCTTTGTTGGAAACCGATGTTGAACCGTGACTAATTTGTTTCCAGGCAATCGCTTGCGGCGACTGCATTAAGTCGCTTTGTTGGAAACGTCTGCCACATATCCCCAGTCTTGGTGTTTTGGCTCTTGCGGCGACTGCGTTAAGTCGCTTTGTTGGAAACCATTCTGCGGCTTTCTCTACTATCCCGAAAACCATTGTTTGCGGCGACTGCATTAAGTCGCCTTTTTCATAACCTTAAAAACAAGCGATGCAAAACTACACCGATAACAAACAGCGCAGCCTTAAATCATTCCAAAAATTCACAACCTACAACAACACAACCTCTAAACTTAATCAAAGCTAACGGTGCAGATAGCTGAATACAAAAATAATTAATTCAATAATTGTTTAATACTAACCTCTCCCCAACCCCTCTCCTACAAGGAGAGGGGCTAAGACTTATCCTATATTCTTGTTAACAAGAATGATATAAACTCATGCTAAAACACTTATAAAATTGCTCAACATTTCTCCCCCTTCCCTAGTAGGGAAGGGGGCAGGGGGGGTTAGGTTTCTTTATACTTTATTTACACTTACTTACCTATTTAACCATCAGCTAACCGCTAACAAGTTCTTTAAGTCGCTGCAACAATAAAAGTGGCACAGACCTCGCTTGCCCACATATCCAAGCACCGCAGGTAATCTCTAAATAAGGTTGCTGCTGATGGATAACTTCGCACTCATTTAAAGTGCTATGAATTACCGCCACAGGCGTTAAATTTCCCCTGTCGTGACAAAACTCATGCCAATGTGCGATCGCATCGTCATTAGAACTAATAATTAAATAATGGGAACAAGCCTCTAAAATCGGTTGCTTTTCCGGTTGTACCATTCCCCCCACATCAACAATCACCAAAGACTTTTGCCGCCGCAATTGTAAAATTGATTGAGCATGGTAGGGAAAAAACTCCTCAGTTAAATTACCTCTATTCGTCAGCTTAAAATTTTCTTGATTACTAAATACCTCTAAAACATAATTTCCCTCCCCATCCCAATTTGCGCGTTGCAAATACACATTCGGGTCAACTTTCACCAACTCTTGAAACAAAGCATGAGACAATACACTTTTGCCA
The DNA window shown above is from Oculatellaceae cyanobacterium and carries:
- a CDS encoding type III-B CRISPR-associated protein Cas10/Cmr2, whose translation is MTNCIYTAITFAPVQGFIEKSRKLRDLYGSSFILSYLARALCEAAEKQGLKVVSPALINLTQGTPNQIIIQGAFSLGDTTQAFNHAWKSITRTCRDWIEQQIKTDYQWQKDWNFWTNHAWEFFWAQGNLGESISDVRKKLNDTKRSRNWVGINWMGESSTLSGADAIAYPKMSQSINPAKVNLSEQTAEIRQFYTQLNQIKVLGEAFVDPTEQLSIPELIKRLITYQAIASQLNLKPEQLPSVEIPQTFRDLNRFEENRWTGWFQGDGDSIGKYLKSLANSDKTETDVLNEFSHAMMTWGKNLPSKLPYSNHRDGRIIYAGGDDFLGVFYRNAPDAKLTAAECLQWFYQFPQVWEQHQQPITVSVGFVWAGGGVPQRDILQHCREAEKSAKNQGRDRIALRVLFNGGNYIEWACPWWFLQPVLSSYRDRSGDRNWTHIYNDVAALESRHAFQGNQTDVALALFEVYFGGENRANLEANLWDVGSKKWILANSAAECENVCNTLNNWIINLAKVGFHLCSST
- the crn3 gene encoding CRISPR-associated ring nuclease Crn3/Csx3, which codes for MNQPLNSGISLTISSHQNPQGLKYQLLTIELTRKDRIIYPEDLTDLELPRGIDTTGGVVISGRAPVWLYGYLIHELHPTAWVGCYEPRMHSAVVVATHSRLAKIGQVIPLEELQNDLLCPALMIVGPPDSGKSVLSHALFQELVKVDPNVYLQRANWDGEGNYVLEVFSNQENFKLTNRGNLTEEFFPYHAQSILQLRRQKSLVIVDVGGMVQPEKQPILEACSHYLIISSNDDAIAHWHEFCHDRGNLTPVAVIHSTLNECEVIHQQQPYLEITCGAWICGQARSVPLLLLQRLKELVSG